Genomic DNA from Methanosphaera sp.:
AAGTCTGCTATTTTTCTTTGTTCATTAAGGGAAGGAGTTGGTATTTGTTGTGATAGTAAATTTTCAAATGATATTCTTAAGCGTATTTCCAGTATTCCATTTGCATATCGTCTTAATTGTTTTTGAAATGATTCTGTTTGAAAAATATAATTGATAAATCTTAAATCATTTTCTTCATTTGATTTAAACACATAATAGGCAGGACTTACACATCCATTATAATTAGATATTCCAACAGAACCTATTATTACATTCATACTATTTGCAATTATTGTATCTTTATAGGCTATTTTATATTGTGTTAAATCCTCTTTTGATTTATTCCCCTGATTTCCTTTATTTTCATAAGGAATAACACCTTTATCTTTTGTTAAAGATAAAACATTAGTCATTTTAACTGGATTATTTTTTTCATTAATTTCAATAATACATCTTTTTAACTTCTTAATATTCCAATCAATAGGTATTTTACCAATCCATTCAATACCACTATCTTTCATACTCTGATTTGATACTGATTGCTCTTTCATATATTTATCAAGTGTATTCATACAAACATCCTCTGCATTAATCCTTTTTTCATCTGTTTCATATCTTCTAATTTATTTTGATTTAATTGAATTTGTTGATCTATTTTCTTGAAGAATTCACCTATTTGTTGTTGTTCAGGTAGTGATGGTATATTTAAATTAATTCCCATCATTACTTCTGCATTAAGTTTACTTCTTCCTCCACCTACTAAATATGGTCTTATTTCTGCTTGATTAATACAAAATGATAAAAAGTTAGTATTACATATTTCTGATTTTCCTTGTAATACATGTGCATGATTATTAACCCAAATTTTACCTTTAACATATTGAACTGGGTAATTTATAAGATCACTAGCTCCATCTTCTGCAACTAAAACAAATTCTCCATCATGAGTAAATCCTTCAACATGATCTTGAATACCATTAGCACCATAATAAGGAGTAGAACCTGAAATACGAAGATTAGCAGTAATAGGTACTCGTTGTTTATCAAAATTATTAGCAATATCTTTAATTTTATATTTCTGCCATTCTTCTGTGTATTCTGGATATCTTATTTCTGGTGTTTTTCCCTG
This window encodes:
- a CDS encoding restriction endonuclease subunit S — translated: MKEQSVSNQSMKDSGIEWIGKIPIDWNIKKLKRCIIEINEKNNPVKMTNVLSLTKDKGVIPYENKGNQGNKSKEDLTQYKIAYKDTIIANSMNVIIGSVGISNYNGCVSPAYYVFKSNEENDLRFINYIFQTESFQKQLRRYANGILEIRLRISFENLLSQQIPTPSLNEQRKIAD
- a CDS encoding restriction endonuclease subunit S, which codes for MVMKNNTLDGYIKTSEIGEKQVEHIDEPIQKQGKTPEIRYPEYTEEWQKYKIKDIANNFDKQRVPITANLRISGSTPYYGANGIQDHVEGFTHDGEFVLVAEDGASDLINYPVQYVKGKIWVNNHAHVLQGKSEICNTNFLSFCINQAEIRPYLVGGGRSKLNAEVMMGINLNIPSLPEQQQIGEFFKKIDQQIQLNQNKLEDMKQMKKGLMQRMFV